A stretch of the Thalassotalea euphylliae genome encodes the following:
- a CDS encoding type IV pilin protein yields the protein MKRSIKSSGFTLIELLIAVAIIGILAGVAYPSYQSYATKSKRTEGQRELLRIASLMEQYYLDNRIYTNDMTKLGQAKDPFETEGGYYKIDATVTGDSFILTATAQGSLASADVKCKELKVTDAGKKTPSSDCWD from the coding sequence ATGAAAAGAAGCATCAAGTCTTCTGGTTTTACTCTGATCGAGTTATTAATTGCTGTTGCAATTATTGGTATTTTGGCAGGAGTTGCATACCCAAGCTATCAGAGTTACGCGACTAAATCGAAACGAACTGAGGGCCAGCGTGAATTGCTAAGAATTGCCAGCTTGATGGAGCAATACTACTTAGACAACAGAATTTATACAAATGATATGACAAAGCTTGGCCAAGCTAAAGATCCTTTTGAAACTGAAGGCGGTTATTACAAGATAGATGCAACAGTGACAGGAGACAGCTTTATCTTAACCGCCACGGCTCAAGGGAGCCTCGCTTCTGCTGATGTGAAATGTAAAGAGCTTAAAGTAACAGACGCTGGCAAAAAGACACCGAGTAGCGACTGTTGGGATTAG
- a CDS encoding TapY2 family type IVa secretion system protein, with the protein MRSTVVIGLGLAALLTSNIGFAKENEKARLKCHIELLGGDQIIHYKIMPVHQGPTYFDKLKKNKKIIKKRSTIRIFDVFECVPFSQKFTDNKANLLEDSLPQ; encoded by the coding sequence ATGAGAAGCACAGTAGTTATTGGTCTAGGGTTAGCCGCTTTGCTAACTTCTAATATTGGTTTTGCAAAAGAAAACGAAAAAGCACGTCTTAAATGCCACATCGAATTATTAGGAGGAGACCAAATTATTCATTATAAAATAATGCCTGTTCACCAAGGTCCAACTTACTTTGATAAGCTTAAGAAAAATAAAAAAATAATAAAAAAACGAAGTACTATAAGAATATTTGATGTATTTGAATGTGTACCATTTAGTCAAAAGTTTACAGATAATAAAGCGAACTTGTTAGAAGATAGCCTACCACAGTAA